A stretch of the Filimonas lacunae genome encodes the following:
- a CDS encoding MFS transporter: MSSTKIGKYRWTICTLLFAATTVNYLDRQVLSLLQPHLEEIYHWTNSDYADITAAFQLFYAIAMLFAGRVIDKVGTKWGYGLAITIWSIGALVHAFSFPIGSGIANILQLLGITVWSASVLGFMFSRMVLALGEAGNFPAAIKATAEYFPQKERSLATGIFNSGANIGAIIAPISIPAIQAAWGWEAAFVIVGLFGFLWLGFWLFFYEKPEKQKRLSPEELAYINSDEAVHVAPSEDVAVQQKISWTKLLGYNQTWAFVVGKFLTDGVWWFFLFWLPAYLKAAYGLTGQAISMPLAILYSLSMIGSISGGWFPVYFINKGLSPFAGRRRAMLVIALVPLLVLLAQPLGYISFWVPVLLIGIGTAAHQAWSANIFTTVSDMFPKKAVGSIVGIGGMAGGLGGVLISKVGGALFDHYKKVGHIETGYTIMFAFCAIAYLLAWVIMKALVPAHKPVEL; encoded by the coding sequence ATGTCTTCAACCAAAATCGGCAAATACAGGTGGACGATCTGTACACTGTTGTTTGCCGCCACTACCGTTAACTATTTAGACAGGCAGGTACTAAGCTTATTGCAGCCACACCTGGAGGAAATATACCACTGGACAAACAGCGACTATGCCGATATTACTGCTGCTTTCCAGCTTTTCTATGCCATTGCCATGTTATTTGCAGGCAGGGTAATTGATAAAGTAGGAACTAAATGGGGATATGGCCTTGCTATTACCATATGGTCGATTGGCGCTTTAGTGCACGCATTTTCTTTCCCGATAGGATCAGGTATTGCCAATATACTTCAATTATTAGGTATTACTGTCTGGAGTGCCTCTGTATTAGGCTTTATGTTTTCCCGTATGGTGCTGGCCCTGGGCGAAGCTGGTAACTTTCCGGCAGCTATTAAAGCTACAGCCGAATACTTCCCGCAAAAAGAGCGTTCCCTGGCTACAGGTATATTTAACTCCGGGGCTAATATCGGCGCTATCATTGCGCCTATTTCCATTCCTGCTATTCAGGCAGCATGGGGATGGGAAGCGGCTTTTGTGATAGTAGGTTTGTTTGGATTTTTATGGTTGGGCTTCTGGCTGTTTTTCTATGAAAAACCAGAGAAGCAAAAAAGACTGTCGCCGGAAGAACTGGCTTATATTAATAGCGATGAAGCGGTACATGTTGCCCCTTCTGAAGATGTGGCCGTTCAACAAAAGATATCATGGACAAAACTGTTAGGTTATAATCAAACCTGGGCTTTTGTAGTAGGTAAGTTTTTAACAGATGGTGTATGGTGGTTTTTCCTGTTCTGGTTACCTGCCTACCTAAAAGCAGCCTATGGTCTTACCGGACAGGCCATTTCTATGCCGCTGGCTATCTTATACAGCCTTTCTATGATTGGCAGTATCAGTGGCGGATGGTTCCCCGTTTATTTCATCAACAAAGGATTAAGCCCATTTGCAGGCCGCAGACGCGCTATGCTGGTAATAGCCCTGGTGCCATTGCTGGTGTTATTGGCGCAGCCTTTAGGCTATATCAGCTTCTGGGTTCCTGTATTGTTAATAGGTATTGGAACCGCTGCCCACCAGGCATGGAGTGCTAACATCTTCACTACCGTATCAGACATGTTCCCTAAAAAAGCCGTAGGCTCTATTGTGGGTATTGGTGGTATGGCCGGTGGTTTAGGTGGTGTGCTGATTTCTAAAGTAGGTGGAGCACTGTTTGATCATTACAAAAAAGTAGGACACATTGAAACAGGATATACTATCATGTTTGCATTTTGTGCCATTGCTTATTTACTGGCATGGGTGATTATGAAGGCTTTAGTGCCTGCACACAAACCAGTAGAATTATAA
- the uxaC gene encoding glucuronate isomerase, with protein sequence MKKFLDENFLLENKTAEKLYHDFAKHMPIIDYHCHLPQTQIATDHQFQNLTQVWLYGDHYKWRAMRTNGVDESYCTGNKPDYEKFEQWAKTVPYTLRNPLYHWTHLELQRYFGVNELLSADTAKSIYETCSEQLRTPDFTVRNLLRKMNVAMVCTTDDPADDLKDHQFLAKDSFETPVLPAFRPDAAMNVDNTENFIKYVGRIEKAANVSVTDFKSYLDALKSRHDYFAANGCGVSDHGLEEIYAEDYTEAGVAEIFKKVMAGGQLTLEERRQFKSAMLVYFAEWDWERGWVQQYHLGALRNNNLRRMRELGPDTGWDSIGDFQQGRALAKFLGKLDDGNKLAKTIIYNLNPADNELMATMIGNFNDGSIAGKVQFGSGWWFLDQKDGMTRQMNALSNMGLISRFIGMLTDSRSFLSFPRHEYFRRLLCNLFGKEVENGELPNDVAWIGQVVQDICYNNAKQYFNWQYLRTPETSAANAQLIK encoded by the coding sequence ATGAAGAAGTTTTTAGATGAAAACTTTCTGCTGGAAAATAAAACCGCAGAAAAGCTGTATCACGACTTTGCTAAACATATGCCTATTATAGATTATCACTGCCATTTGCCGCAAACGCAAATAGCAACTGATCATCAGTTCCAGAACCTGACCCAGGTGTGGTTGTATGGCGATCACTATAAATGGCGCGCTATGCGTACCAATGGAGTAGACGAAAGCTATTGCACTGGTAACAAGCCTGATTATGAAAAATTTGAACAATGGGCTAAAACAGTGCCTTATACTTTACGTAACCCCCTGTACCACTGGACACACCTGGAGTTACAGCGTTACTTTGGTGTAAACGAGCTGTTAAGCGCCGATACTGCCAAAAGCATTTACGAAACCTGTAGCGAGCAACTGCGCACACCAGACTTCACCGTTCGTAACCTGCTGCGCAAGATGAACGTGGCAATGGTTTGTACTACCGATGATCCGGCTGATGATTTAAAAGATCACCAGTTTTTAGCAAAAGACAGCTTTGAAACACCTGTATTACCAGCCTTCCGTCCGGATGCTGCAATGAACGTAGATAATACAGAGAATTTCATTAAGTATGTAGGTCGTATTGAGAAAGCCGCTAACGTAAGCGTTACCGATTTCAAAAGCTACCTGGATGCGTTAAAAAGCCGTCACGACTACTTTGCTGCCAATGGTTGCGGCGTAAGTGACCACGGTTTGGAAGAGATCTATGCTGAAGACTATACCGAAGCTGGTGTAGCAGAGATATTCAAAAAAGTAATGGCAGGCGGTCAACTGACACTGGAAGAACGCAGACAGTTTAAATCGGCCATGCTGGTATACTTTGCTGAGTGGGATTGGGAAAGAGGCTGGGTACAGCAATATCACCTGGGTGCATTGCGTAACAACAACCTGCGCAGAATGCGTGAGTTAGGACCAGATACCGGCTGGGATTCTATTGGCGATTTCCAACAGGGCCGCGCACTGGCAAAGTTCCTGGGCAAACTGGATGATGGCAACAAACTGGCTAAAACCATTATATACAACCTGAACCCTGCCGATAACGAACTGATGGCTACCATGATTGGTAACTTCAACGACGGCTCTATTGCCGGCAAAGTGCAGTTTGGCAGTGGCTGGTGGTTTTTGGATCAGAAAGATGGTATGACCCGCCAGATGAACGCTTTATCTAACATGGGCTTAATAAGCAGATTTATCGGTATGCTTACCGATTCTCGCAGCTTCCTGTCGTTCCCACGCCACGAATATTTCCGCAGGTTATTATGTAACCTGTTTGGTAAAGAAGTGGAAAATGGTGAATTGCCAAACGATGTTGCATGGATTGGCCAGGTGGTACAAGACATCTGCTATAACAATGCAAAGCAATACTTTAACTGGCAGTATTTAAGAACGCCGGAAACAAGTGCTGCTAACGCGCAATTGATTAAATAA
- a CDS encoding UxaA family hydrolase, with protein MKKIVLKVNPADNVIVALTDLHKGQQVELDGEKYILADDVHAKHKFFTTDLQTGDEIIMYGVLVGKAQHFIEKGRLMTTDNVKHASDPFTYKPFHYTWTAPNVDKFKGRTFNGYHREDGRVGTANYWLFIPTVFCENRNLDVIKEALHNELGYAVTQKYKSYAHELVEAYKKGEDIHNLNLAPQTSEEARKKRVFENVDGIKFLNHQGGCGGIRQDAAVLSKLLAAYADHPNVAGVTVLSLGCQNLQVQDFKNDLQQRNPNFNKPLYIFEQQQSQSEEQLVADAIRKTFEGLIEINKFTRKPATLDKLTLGVKCGGSDGFSGISANPAVGYTSDLLVALGGKVLLAEFPELCGAEQQLIDRTRNEDAAKKFIHLMTAYNDAAHKVGSGFHMNPSPGNIKDGLITDAIKSTGAARKGGTSVVEDVLDYTEPAVKPGLNLVCTPGNDVEATTGKAASGATLILFTTGLGTPTGNPVCPTIKVSTNTALLKRMGDVIDINTGPVIDGEKTIEEMGEDILEYCIKAASGEIIPKAVLLNQDDFIPWKRGVSL; from the coding sequence AAATTATCATGTACGGTGTGCTGGTAGGAAAGGCGCAGCATTTTATTGAGAAGGGCAGGTTAATGACCACCGACAACGTAAAACACGCTTCTGATCCTTTCACCTACAAGCCTTTCCATTACACATGGACTGCACCTAACGTTGATAAATTCAAAGGCAGAACCTTTAACGGTTACCACCGTGAAGATGGCCGCGTAGGTACTGCCAACTACTGGCTGTTTATCCCTACTGTGTTTTGCGAAAACAGAAACCTGGATGTAATTAAAGAAGCCTTACATAACGAATTAGGCTATGCTGTTACCCAGAAGTACAAAAGCTACGCACACGAACTGGTGGAAGCTTACAAAAAAGGAGAAGATATTCATAACCTGAACTTAGCCCCGCAAACTTCAGAAGAAGCACGCAAAAAGCGTGTGTTTGAAAACGTGGATGGTATTAAGTTCCTGAACCACCAGGGTGGTTGTGGTGGCATTCGTCAGGATGCGGCAGTGTTAAGCAAGTTGCTGGCTGCTTATGCCGATCATCCAAACGTAGCAGGTGTAACCGTATTAAGCCTGGGCTGTCAGAACCTGCAGGTACAGGATTTTAAAAACGACCTGCAACAGCGCAATCCTAACTTCAACAAGCCTTTATACATTTTCGAGCAACAGCAATCGCAAAGTGAAGAGCAATTGGTTGCTGATGCTATACGCAAAACATTTGAAGGCCTTATAGAAATAAACAAGTTCACCCGCAAACCTGCTACGCTGGACAAATTAACCTTAGGGGTGAAATGTGGCGGTAGTGATGGTTTCAGCGGTATCTCAGCCAACCCGGCTGTAGGCTACACCTCCGACTTACTGGTGGCTTTAGGCGGTAAAGTATTACTGGCTGAGTTTCCGGAGCTATGCGGTGCAGAACAACAACTGATTGACCGTACCAGGAATGAAGATGCGGCCAAGAAGTTTATTCACCTGATGACAGCCTATAACGATGCGGCACATAAAGTAGGCTCCGGCTTTCACATGAACCCATCTCCCGGTAACATCAAAGACGGTTTAATTACCGATGCTATCAAAAGCACAGGTGCAGCACGTAAAGGCGGTACCTCTGTGGTAGAAGATGTACTGGATTATACCGAGCCTGCGGTTAAGCCCGGTTTAAACCTGGTATGTACGCCTGGTAACGACGTAGAAGCCACCACGGGTAAAGCAGCTTCAGGCGCTACCTTAATCCTGTTTACTACAGGCCTGGGCACACCTACCGGTAACCCCGTTTGTCCTACTATTAAAGTATCTACCAACACAGCCCTGTTAAAAAGAATGGGTGATGTAATTGATATCAACACCGGTCCCGTTATCGATGGTGAGAAAACCATTGAAGAAATGGGTGAGGATATCCTGGAATATTGTATCAAAGCAGCCAGCGGTGAGATAATACCTAAAGCGGTGTTGTTAAACCAGGATGATTTTATTCCATGGAAAAGAGGGGTATCGCTATAA
- a CDS encoding sugar kinase: MKKVFCFGELLLRMSPVLGQQWLKTNVLPVFVGGAELNVAQALAGWQVPVQYCTALPQNYLSQEICDLISEKHVDMSRVHFSGERIGTYYLPQGADLKNAGVIYDRAYSSFASLKPGMINWDETLKDANWFHFSAISPALNTDAVAVLEEALQAATRLGLTISVDLNYRAKLWQYGKKPVEVMPALAKYCHVIMGNIWAAANLLGMPLNETLVAADNSTEYLQHAVETSNAIMQHFPTCHTVANTFRFDKEGGGILYYAALQTGGRQYVSPTFTIDKIVDKVGSGDCFMGGLIYSMYNSHQPQDIINYAAAAAFGKLQEVGDATRQDVAAVQSTIQRYEQKR, encoded by the coding sequence ATGAAGAAAGTATTTTGTTTTGGCGAGTTGTTGTTACGTATGTCGCCCGTATTAGGTCAGCAGTGGTTAAAAACCAATGTGCTGCCTGTATTTGTGGGTGGCGCTGAGTTAAACGTAGCGCAGGCTTTAGCCGGCTGGCAGGTGCCGGTACAGTATTGTACCGCTTTGCCACAGAATTATTTATCGCAGGAAATATGCGATTTAATCAGCGAGAAGCATGTGGACATGAGCCGCGTACACTTTTCCGGTGAACGCATTGGCACTTACTACCTGCCACAGGGAGCTGATTTAAAGAACGCTGGTGTTATCTACGACCGCGCCTATTCTTCTTTCGCTTCTTTAAAACCCGGTATGATTAACTGGGACGAAACCCTGAAAGATGCCAACTGGTTTCATTTCAGCGCTATTAGTCCTGCTTTGAATACAGATGCAGTTGCCGTATTGGAAGAAGCACTACAGGCTGCTACCCGCTTAGGTTTAACTATTTCTGTTGACTTGAACTACCGCGCCAAATTATGGCAGTACGGTAAAAAGCCGGTAGAAGTAATGCCTGCGCTGGCTAAATACTGCCATGTAATTATGGGCAACATCTGGGCTGCCGCTAATTTACTAGGCATGCCTTTGAACGAAACCCTGGTGGCGGCTGATAACAGTACCGAGTACCTACAGCACGCTGTAGAAACCTCTAATGCGATTATGCAGCATTTTCCTACCTGTCATACAGTAGCTAACACCTTCCGTTTTGATAAAGAAGGCGGTGGCATTTTATACTATGCGGCCCTGCAAACAGGTGGCCGGCAATATGTATCGCCCACCTTTACTATTGATAAAATAGTAGATAAAGTAGGTAGCGGCGATTGTTTTATGGGTGGTCTTATTTACAGCATGTACAATAGCCACCAGCCCCAGGATATTATTAATTATGCAGCAGCAGCAGCCTTTGGTAAGTTGCAGGAAGTAGGCGATGCTACACGGCAGGATGTTGCGGCTGTTCAATCTACTATTCAACGTTATGAGCAAAAAAGATAG
- a CDS encoding NADP-dependent glyceraldehyde-3-phosphate dehydrogenase — MVETKLTFEELLHSKFVAADAIPEGFALPGEINQREYLCNGEMKQWNGTVHPVYSPVCVQTPNGLERKLIGSYPICTEAEAAEALDAAVKAYDNGRGEWPTMSVAQRIDCVKKFTQKMKEKKDIVVKLIMWEIGKSYADSVKEFDRTVEYIDATIKALKGIDRKSSTFEDEQGIVAQVRRSPLGVVLCMGPFNYPLNETFTTLIPAIIMGNTLLFKPPKHGTLLHYPLLEAFRDSFPKGVVNTIYGRGNSIVPGLMQSGKIDVLTLIGSSRVANELKKLHPKVNRLRAILGLDAKNAAIITAKADLKQAVSETVLGALSFNGQRCTALKIIFVHRSIAHAFSKALSEEVNKLKVGMPWEPGVALTPLPEPGKPAYLKDIIDDAVSFGAKIMNENGGATVESLVYPAVLFPVNDQMKVYREEQFGPVIPVVPYDDLETPIQYLIDSTHGQQVSIFSYDKNEVASLIDPLMNQVSRVNINCQCQRGPDVFPFTGRKDSAEGTLSVEDALRSFSIRSLVATKLTDANTQLFNDIISENICNSLSRNYIF; from the coding sequence ATGGTAGAAACTAAATTGACTTTTGAGGAGCTGCTACACAGCAAATTTGTGGCAGCAGACGCCATTCCGGAGGGCTTTGCTTTGCCTGGTGAAATAAACCAGCGTGAATACCTCTGCAATGGTGAAATGAAACAGTGGAATGGTACCGTTCACCCGGTATATTCTCCTGTGTGTGTGCAAACACCTAACGGCCTGGAGCGTAAGCTCATTGGCTCGTACCCCATTTGTACCGAAGCAGAAGCAGCAGAAGCATTAGACGCAGCTGTAAAAGCTTACGATAACGGACGCGGCGAATGGCCTACTATGAGCGTAGCTCAACGCATTGACTGTGTAAAGAAGTTTACGCAGAAAATGAAAGAGAAGAAAGACATAGTGGTAAAGCTGATTATGTGGGAAATTGGTAAATCATATGCCGATTCTGTAAAGGAATTTGACAGAACTGTAGAATATATTGATGCTACCATTAAAGCGTTAAAAGGCATTGACCGTAAGTCTTCTACTTTTGAAGATGAGCAGGGCATTGTGGCGCAGGTGCGCCGTTCGCCTTTAGGCGTGGTATTGTGTATGGGGCCGTTTAACTACCCGTTAAACGAAACCTTTACCACCTTAATACCGGCTATTATCATGGGCAACACCCTGTTGTTCAAACCTCCGAAGCATGGTACCTTATTGCACTATCCTTTACTGGAAGCTTTCCGCGATTCTTTCCCTAAAGGTGTGGTAAATACCATTTACGGACGTGGTAACAGTATTGTTCCCGGTTTAATGCAATCCGGTAAAATTGACGTGCTTACCTTAATTGGTAGCAGCCGTGTGGCCAATGAGCTGAAAAAACTGCACCCGAAAGTAAACCGCCTGCGCGCGATACTGGGGCTGGATGCTAAAAACGCAGCTATCATTACCGCTAAAGCCGATTTAAAGCAAGCCGTTTCTGAAACCGTACTGGGTGCGCTTTCTTTCAACGGTCAGCGTTGCACTGCACTGAAAATCATTTTCGTACACCGTTCTATCGCCCATGCGTTCTCTAAAGCGTTAAGCGAAGAGGTGAACAAATTGAAAGTAGGTATGCCATGGGAGCCAGGTGTGGCGTTAACGCCATTACCAGAGCCGGGCAAGCCTGCTTATCTGAAAGATATCATTGACGATGCAGTATCGTTCGGAGCTAAAATCATGAATGAAAATGGTGGTGCTACGGTAGAATCTCTGGTATATCCGGCGGTATTATTCCCCGTGAACGATCAGATGAAAGTATACCGCGAAGAGCAGTTTGGACCAGTGATTCCAGTGGTGCCTTACGACGATCTGGAAACGCCGATTCAATACCTGATCGACTCTACGCATGGCCAGCAGGTGAGTATTTTCAGTTATGATAAAAATGAAGTAGCTTCCCTCATCGATCCATTGATGAACCAGGTAAGCCGTGTGAATATCAACTGTCAGTGCCAGCGTGGTCCGGACGTATTTCCATTCACCGGTAGAAAAGATAGCGCGGAAGGCACTTTGTCTGTAGAAGACGCTTTACGTTCTTTCTCCATCCGTTCACTGGTGGCTACCAAGCTGACAGATGCCAATACACAGTTATTTAACGACATCATCAGCGAAAACATCTGTAATTCTTTAAGCAGGAACTACATATTTTAA
- the kduI gene encoding 5-dehydro-4-deoxy-D-glucuronate isomerase, whose amino-acid sequence MMEVRFQQSPKETSQMNTQELRSNFLIENLMQDDKLNLVYSHYDRVIVGGAKPVNQVLKLEAHSELRADYFLERRELGIINVAGAGKVVADGVTYELNKLECLYLGKGVKEVSFASVNANDAAIFYLLSAPAHATYPTVKYSKDQASGGDMGSQATANKRTIYRYIHADGIQSCQLVMGLTILEEGSVWNTMPSHTHTRRMEAYYYFDVKADQRVFHFMGEPTETRHLLVANNEAIISPPWSIHSGCGTASYGFIWGMAGENYTYSDMDPAPLADMR is encoded by the coding sequence ATGATGGAAGTTAGATTTCAGCAAAGTCCAAAGGAAACCAGCCAGATGAATACGCAGGAACTGCGTAGCAATTTTTTGATCGAGAACTTAATGCAGGATGACAAGCTGAACCTGGTATACTCGCACTACGATCGCGTGATTGTGGGCGGTGCCAAACCAGTGAACCAGGTGTTGAAACTGGAAGCGCATTCCGAATTAAGGGCTGATTATTTCCTGGAAAGAAGAGAACTGGGTATCATCAACGTTGCCGGCGCCGGAAAAGTAGTGGCCGATGGCGTTACTTATGAGTTAAATAAACTGGAATGCCTGTACTTAGGCAAAGGGGTAAAAGAAGTTTCTTTTGCCAGCGTAAACGCAAACGATGCCGCTATTTTTTACCTGTTGTCTGCTCCCGCACACGCTACTTATCCTACCGTTAAGTATAGCAAAGACCAGGCGTCTGGTGGCGATATGGGTAGCCAGGCTACCGCCAATAAAAGAACTATTTACCGTTACATACATGCCGATGGCATTCAAAGCTGTCAGCTGGTAATGGGCTTAACCATACTGGAAGAAGGTAGTGTTTGGAATACCATGCCATCACACACCCATACCCGCCGTATGGAAGCTTATTACTACTTTGATGTAAAAGCCGATCAGCGCGTGTTCCATTTCATGGGCGAGCCCACTGAAACACGTCACCTGCTGGTGGCCAACAACGAAGCTATTATTTCTCCGCCATGGAGCATACACTCTGGTTGCGGTACTGCCAGCTACGGCTTTATATGGGGCATGGCCGGTGAAAACTATACTTACAGCGATATGGACCCTGCTCCGTTAGCTGATATGCGCTAA
- a CDS encoding SDR family oxidoreductase, which yields MSKALFDLTGKTALVTGGNKGIGKGMAVGLAEAGADILVVSGSVALQGSDIEKEVTALGRKFKAYQANLGDREKLYEFITKLLAENPNIDILVNNAGTIMRKPAAEHPDEYWDSVLSLNLDAPFVLAREIGKHMLQRGSGKIIFTCSLLSFQGGINVPGYAASKGALSSLVKALANEWAGKGINVNGIAPGYIATDNTEALRNDPTRSKSILDRIPAGRWGEPEDFKGPAVFLASDAGSYVQGTILTVDGGWMGR from the coding sequence ATGAGCAAAGCACTATTCGATCTTACAGGAAAAACAGCATTGGTTACCGGTGGTAACAAAGGAATTGGTAAAGGAATGGCAGTAGGGCTGGCGGAAGCCGGTGCAGATATTCTCGTGGTTTCAGGATCGGTAGCCTTACAAGGCAGCGATATTGAAAAGGAAGTAACTGCCCTGGGACGCAAGTTCAAGGCTTATCAGGCTAACCTGGGCGACCGGGAAAAGCTGTATGAGTTTATTACAAAACTGCTGGCTGAAAACCCGAACATCGATATCCTGGTAAACAACGCAGGCACTATTATGCGTAAGCCTGCAGCTGAACACCCTGATGAGTATTGGGATAGTGTGCTGTCTTTAAACCTGGATGCGCCGTTTGTGCTGGCCAGGGAAATTGGTAAACACATGTTACAGCGCGGCAGCGGTAAAATTATCTTTACCTGCTCGTTGTTAAGCTTCCAGGGCGGTATTAACGTACCTGGTTATGCAGCCAGCAAAGGCGCATTAAGCAGCCTGGTGAAAGCACTGGCCAACGAGTGGGCTGGCAAAGGCATTAATGTAAATGGTATTGCACCAGGTTACATTGCCACTGATAACACGGAAGCGCTGCGTAACGATCCGACCCGTAGCAAGTCAATCCTCGACAGAATTCCAGCGGGCCGTTGGGGCGAGCCGGAAGATTTTAAAGGTCCTGCCGTATTCCTGGCATCCGATGCCGGAAGTTACGTACAGGGAACTATCCTTACGGTAGATGGTGGATGGATGGGCAGATAG
- a CDS encoding bifunctional 4-hydroxy-2-oxoglutarate aldolase/2-dehydro-3-deoxy-phosphogluconate aldolase gives MSKKDSSLQAVLQQRILPLYFEADTTVSLEVLKALYAAGIRAVEYTNRGAAALDNFKAMKQLRDAELPGLEIGIGTIKNAADARAFVAAGVDFLISPGYVPEVLEVANEFGLLYVPGCMTPTEIITAENAGIRFVKLFPGNVLGPGFVEAIRTLFPAMYFMPTGGVELDEANLRSWFTAGVNAVGLGSKLINKKVLAQADYAAAITAATATTLHTLKSI, from the coding sequence ATGAGCAAAAAAGATAGTTCGTTACAGGCCGTATTGCAACAACGCATACTGCCTTTGTATTTTGAAGCCGACACTACTGTGTCACTGGAAGTATTGAAAGCCTTATATGCAGCCGGTATTCGCGCGGTAGAATATACCAACCGTGGCGCTGCAGCACTGGATAACTTTAAAGCCATGAAGCAGCTGCGTGATGCAGAACTGCCTGGCCTGGAAATAGGAATTGGTACTATTAAAAATGCAGCCGATGCACGTGCTTTTGTGGCAGCCGGTGTAGACTTTTTAATCAGCCCCGGTTATGTGCCTGAGGTACTGGAAGTAGCCAACGAATTTGGTTTACTGTATGTGCCGGGTTGTATGACGCCTACCGAAATTATCACAGCAGAAAATGCGGGTATCCGTTTTGTAAAACTGTTCCCGGGCAACGTACTGGGTCCTGGTTTTGTAGAAGCCATCCGCACCCTGTTCCCGGCTATGTACTTTATGCCAACAGGCGGTGTAGAGCTGGACGAAGCTAATTTACGTAGCTGGTTTACCGCAGGTGTAAACGCAGTAGGTTTAGGTAGCAAGCTGATTAATAAGAAAGTATTGGCACAGGCCGATTATGCAGCAGCTATTACAGCAGCCACTGCTACAACCCTGCATACTTTAAAATCCATTTAA